The proteins below are encoded in one region of Megalops cyprinoides isolate fMegCyp1 chromosome 14, fMegCyp1.pri, whole genome shotgun sequence:
- the LOC118789391 gene encoding OX-2 membrane glycoprotein-like, with translation MFGAALPPCLQLCVSLVVVSRIQGEVTTLTHVQALVDNPFTIDCNVTVGPGETLKQVRWVDWQNQTLLTYLADQPASIIDPRVELVRSLHDHSAIAIKRVQLRDEGCYRCMFDVYPTGQQERQVCLSVTATVTLEGNKTAVSGKAATLSCRYGLPQRVHQVLWRKTAEQGDTSDVASFSKRTQPVVHEPFRDHMTLSHTLGETRLSIKPVTTEDEGCYTCEFHSYPEGSRSAVACLTVYVLPKPEVTYKTTSLGVIEANCTALARPAAEIIWNVEGDNRTLGPPVSSSFQQGDGTTLVVSTLSIQADLIEDTSVKCLVYHRGLDSPMSVSMNTKIGKALIILISVTTIAAILILCMCICLWRCFLRRDDCC, from the exons ATGTTTGGTGCCGCTCTGCCACcatgtctgcagctctgtgtgtcccTAGTGGTGGTGTCCAGAATACAAG GTGAGGTCACCACCCTTACACATGTCCAGGCCTTGGTGGACAACCCATTCACAATAGACTGCAATGTGACCGTGGGCCCGGGGGAGACACTGAAGCAGGTCCGGTGGGTGGACTGGCAGAACCAGACCCTCTTGACATATTTGGCCGATCAGCCGGCAAGCATCATTGACCCCCGCGTAGAACTGGTGCGCTCCCTCCATGACCACAGCGCCATCGCCATCAAGCGGGTGCAGCTGCGGGATGAGGGCTGCTACAGGTGTATGTTCGATGTGTACCCCACTGGGCAGCAGGAGCGCCAGGTCTGCCTGTCCGTCACTG CAACGGTGACTCTGGAGGGGAACAAGACGGCGGTGAGTGGAAAGGCAGCCACCCTGTCCTGCAGGTATGGCCTGCCTCAGAGGGTCCACCAGGTGCTGTGGAGGAAGACGGCAGAGCAAGGTGACACCAGTGACGTGGCTTCTTTCTCCAAGCGGACACAGCCCGTGGTCCACGAGCCCTTCCGGGACCACATGACACTGAGCCACACCCTGGGCGAGACACGCCTGTCCATCAAACCCGTGACAACTGAGGATGAGGGCTGCTATACCTGCGAGTTCCACTCCTACCCAGAGGGCAGCAGGAGCGCGGTGGCCTGCCTCACAGTCTATG TTCTGCCCAAACCTGAGGTGACCTACAAGACCACGTCGCTGGGGGTGATTGAGGCCAACTGCACCGCACTGGCCCGGCCGGCGGCTGAGATCATCTGGAATGTGGAGGGAGACAACCGAACACTAGGCCCGCCTGTGTCCTCTTCCTTCCAGCAGGGGGATGGGACCACACTGGTCGTCAGCACCCTGTCCATTCAGGCCGATCTGATCGAGGACACGTCCGTCAAGTGCCTAGTCTACCACCGCGGACTGGATTCCCCCATGTCTGTGTCTATGAACACCAAGA TTGGAAAAGCCCTCATCATTCTCATCTCTGTGACGACCATAGCAGCCATCCTCATCCTCTGCATGTGTATTTGCCTGTGGAGGTGTTTCCTCCGCAGGGATG ATTGCTGCTAA